From Penaeus chinensis breed Huanghai No. 1 chromosome 18, ASM1920278v2, whole genome shotgun sequence, one genomic window encodes:
- the LOC125034630 gene encoding uncharacterized protein LOC125034630, with the protein MYQMLLFKTLSPIQHRTLFISVTKPTQPNPNSEVVNQLNNSAPGYDGITAPIINSTLPAISRPLLHLCNTSLTKGIYPDKLKTAKVTQVHKSGCKTNIHNYRSVSVMLVISKILEKIIYIRLENYLTRNSILSDCQFGFIRNISTGMAVMSLTNHIYKTFDTNEFTIAVSLDLSKASDIDNPPILLSKLSHYGVRGSANRLVHSYMSNRNQFVSSIMDPTRIALHYLWCTLRDTFRASTFTDRHQ; encoded by the exons ATGTATCAGATGCTGCTGTTCAAGACTCTTAGCCCTATTCAACACAGaactctttttatctctgtcaccAAGCCTACTCAA CCGAATCCGAACTCTGAGGTAGTAAATCAACTGAACAATTCTGCCCCCGGCTATGATGGCATCACAGCACCAATAATTAATTCCACTTTGCCTGCCATTTCCCGTCCCCTGCTCCACTTGTGTAACACTTCACTTACTAAAGGCATATACCCAGATAAACTCAAGACAGCAAAGGTTACTCAAGTTCACAAATCAGGTTGCAAAACCAATATTCATAACTACAGATCAGTATCAGTTATGCTCGTAATAAGTAAAATTCTGGAAAAAATCATTTATATCAGATTGGAAAATTATCTCACACGCAACAGTATTCTGTCAGATTGCCAATTTGGGTTTATAAGGAATATATCAACAGGAATGGCTGTTATGTCTTTGACAAACCATATCTACAAGACCTTTGATACTAACGAATTCACTATTGCTGTATCTCTAGATTTATCTAAGGCCTCAGATATTGATAATCCCCCAATTCTGCTCTCAAAACTCTCTCATTATGGTGTCAGGGGCTCTGCTAACCGCCTGGTTCATTCATATATGTCAAACAGAAATCAATTTGTTTCATCTATAATGGATCCAACTCGGATTGCTCTCCATTATCTATGGTGTACCTTAAGAGACACTTTTAGGGCCTCTACTTTTACTGATCGACACCAATGA